The sequence CGGGCCATGCCTTGATGGCTAAACTCCTGCCGGGCACCGATCCTGTCCATAAAGTGTCGATTATTCCAAGAGGTCGTGCCCTCGGTGTGACCATGCAGTTGCCGACCGACGATCGTCACAATTACTCCAAGGAGTTTTTGTACAATACGTTGGCGATTCTCATGGGTGGAAGGGTCGCGGAAGAACTGGTCTTCAATCAAGTCACAACCGGTGCAGGCAACGATTTGGAGCGCGCGACGGCCCTTGCGCGGCAAATGGTCTGCGAATGGGGCATGAGTGAAAAGATTGGGCCGCTCGTGTTCGGGCACAAAGAGGAATCGATGTTTCTGGGCCGCTCTTTTGGGGCCAAGCGCGATGTCAGTGATGAGATGGCCTTGGAGATCGATCGAGAAATCAAGCGCCTTGTCACGGAAAACTACGAGCGGACCAAGCGAGTGCTGACTGAGCAGATGGCGAACTTGACGGCGCTGGCAGAAGCACTGTTGGAAAAAGAGGTGTTGGATACACTGGAAATCGACCAGATTGTTAGGCAGTTCTCCTCTCCCGTGGCAGTCTAATGCGAACGCCACACACCGGTTCTCATTCGTGGAATGGGAACCGGCGTTGCGCGAGTCACCACTGCATTGAACGCATTGTGCTCGTATGGCCTCGAGATTTCGACGAAGCAGCGCCTCGTACTTGCTAAAGAGCGCGTACAGCGTTGTACGCTCCAATATGCAGCCGAGTACCAATGGCACAGGCCAGAGTTGCCCCCAGAGCGCCTCGGGCGAGACTGCACAGGGACGCGGCCGGGCGATGAGGATTTCACTGGGTGCGTGAGTGGTGCTAAATGGGCGCCTTGGGTGGATGATGCTTCTCCGAGGCCTTCTCCCTTTTGGCTCGAAAAAACTCCTGCATGACTGCCCGGCTCTCCTGTTCGTACAACCCGCCTGCTACCTGTACGCGATGGTTGAACCGGCGTTCTCCTGGAATATCCAGGATTGATCCGCACGCTCCCGCTTTGGGATCCCATGCGCCGAATACGAGCCGAGCGATGCGGGCTTGTACAATCGCTCCAGCGCACATAGGACAAGGTTCTAATGTGACGTAGAGAGTCGTGTCGGTGAGACGCCACGTCTTCAACTGCTCCGCAGCTTTGCGGATGACGATCATCTCAGCATGGGCAGTCGGGTCCTGTGATATTTCTCGGTAATTGTGAGCGACCGCGAGCACCTCGTTTTTGTAGACAAGGACGGCGCCGATTGGCACTTCACCAACCAGCGGTGCGAGGGTAGCCTGTTGAAGGGCCAACTCCATGTAATGAGAATCCAGGTTTTCCTGTGGTAGCGAGTTAGATGGTGTGGAGCTTCTGGCGGTCACAACTTATGCTAGCATAGGAGCTGGCGAGAGAGACAGGATGAGCTGTTGCCAAGGCACGCTGGGGTACCAAAAAAGGAGTAGGGAGCAGAATTGGCCGTGACTCTACGGTAGGCTGGCTGAATGTCCACCTCGTTCGGCCAGTTGAGCTTTTAGATCATCCAGCTCAGCTTCTCGGTGAATCAGCTGGTCTTTGAGTTCTCCTAACTCTTCCATTCGGCGCTGAAGCTCTTCCCGAGTCTGCATAAGTGATTCCTCACGCTCGCTGAGTTGATGCTGGAGAGTCGTGAGCTGGGCATTGGCGGCATCCACTTGAGTCTGCAGTTTCCCTAGCGTCCTCGTATCTTCGGCTGTGCGAGGGGATGGCTTCCAACTCTGAAATATCAAGAGGACCAGAATTCCGACGAAAACCATTCCCAGCGCCAAGCCGAACGAGGTCGTTGAAGGTGAGGTCGGCGGAAAGAGATGCTTCATCCATTCGCCCGGTTCCAGGCTGGGTGTGGCAGATGGGTGAGCAGGCGTCTCTGCCGAGGGGGTCTGGGCGCGAGCCCCCATGATCTTGGCTTTCAATGCGCGTGGGGGCGGTACGATGTTCAGCGCAAATGGGAGTGAAATTGCCACCGATTGAAACTCCTTGAGTGCGGTACGGCAAGAAATACACCCAGACAGCAGATGAGCTTCCAGGGCTTGCCGTTCGATCTTTTCTAACGCGCCGATCGCATAGAGCGGAACGGTTTCCTCTAGATCTTCATGCGTCATGCCGACTTGTCCTGCTCCCAGTAGGTGTGCAATGACTCTCGCAGTTTTGACATGCCGAGCCTGATACGGGCTGTGACGGCGTCGAGCGGCTGATTAAGTCGCGTGGCAACCTCTACCGGGGGCAGTCCTTCGTAGTACGATAATTCAATGGCTTGCCGTTGCGCCTGCGGTAGGTCTGCCAAGGTTGTGCTGATCACGGTTCGTAGCGCCTGATCGGCTGGTGACTCGAACTGCGCGGCTGTCGTCCCATTCTGTGCGTCATCGGTGGAGACATTGTGGCGACGAACAGGGGGTTGAGATGTCCGTAATCGGTCGATGGCTCGACTACGCGTCAGGATCAGCAGCCAGGCGATCGGCGTCCCGCGTCCAACATCATAACGAACCGCTTTTCTCCACACATCGACGAACAGGTCCTGAAGGACCTCCGCCGCTTCCTCCCGACCTCCCAGGATTCGCACGGCGAGGCTGAAAAGCACCGTGCTTGATTGATCGTAGAGTTGGCTGAAGGCGAGGTGATCGCCTTTGCCGGCCCGAGCGGCTACTTTCGGGTCGATAGCGGACGCGGCGTGCGGAAGAGTTGAGTCCATGGAATGGTATGGGTGGTGATTGATCCGGTTGTCCAACGACAGGTCACAACTATAGCACCCTCAATTCACTCCACGAAGAAATCGCGAAAAAGAATGCGAGTTCGTACGCGTGCAAAAAAGGATTTGTTATTGATTTTTGGTGGCCGTTGTTGAGCGTCGGATCGAGTGAGGAGAGGACTGGACCGGATGGCACGATTCAATCGCTTCCAAAACAAGCGCGGTGGTCATAGGGCGCAGGAATGGGCGGATCTGCATGCGCCAGGGACCCGGCGTGCAGATTCCAAAATAGGCTGGACCGACGTGAATCATCAGCAGGATACCGCTGCCGGTATGGGGCGACAGGTATTGTTTGAGCTGATCGAGATGCACCTGGTCTCGTGTCACATATCCATCGATGGACTGCAGCGCTGCTCGCTCCATAACGGTGATTGTCATCAGTTTTCGGAGGATAACGCGGAAAATTCCCTTGATGCCAGGAATTCCAGCGATCCAATTCATGAATGCGACGATGAGAGCTTTTGCCAATCGCGGATTCCACATCCATGCCGCCGCATCCCATTCAGAATCATCCGGCATTCCCAGGGATGATAATCGAGGTCGGCGAACGTCGAGCCGCTTCCCATCGCGGAAGACACAATCGACCCGTCCGACGACTTGCCGAATGGAGACCGCTTCGTATGGACCGGTAGCGGCGTCTCCTTGCAGAAAAAGCTGGTGACCTTCGATGCCATGAATACGGTGACAAACAAATAACCCGTCAAGTCGGTAGACGACGACATCGCCAAGCTTCAAATCGGTTGTCTCTTGGAGTTCGAGTTTGTCCCGTTTCTGAATCGTCGGAGCCATACTCTCCGAATGTATGATAGGTGCCATCACATTCCGTAGGATGAGCCAGTGCACGGCTTCCGGTAATCCCTGGACCGAGAAGCTGGTTGAGGAAGTTGATGGGTTGAGTAGGCGCGTGGTCATAGCGGACCGCGCACTGGCGTAGTGGTGAGCCGACAAACCACCCGTCGAATCAGATCAAGTGCAGCGGTCGTGAGGTGATAGAAGCGCGAGAGTCTCGTCTTCCAGGGCCGGACTTGTCCTGCCGGACCATATCGGTAGGAGAGGAATGTTGCTGAGGGGAATAGCCGCCGCTTGAGCCAACCCATCTTCTCGCTGTCTGGTTGCGTGAGGAACAATAGAAGATGGCCGAGTTCCGGCAAGGGTTCCGTCGTCACCAGCTTCCGAAGCAGCCAGGCCAGCATCTTCTCGTGTTGCTTTGTGGGGCCTAGCATCGCCAGAACGTTATCAGGAATGGGGAGTGCGGGAAAGATTTTCATAACATGCGACAGCCCATGAAAGAGAGACACGTGCAGTTTGGCCTGTCTGGTTCGTGCGACGACCACAGGCCAATCAGGCGCCTCTTTCTCGATGAGAAGTTTCAGATCATGCACGAACGAGGCGGACAAATGCCCTCGATGGATGACATTGTAAGCGGTCAGATAAAGCAGCAGATCGGCGGTTTCGAGGCAGGAAATCGTCGTCGCGTCGACTGGTCTCCTCCGCGCACGCTTCCAGACCGAATCGAGTTCTGGCTGATCGAGGTACCACAGGGTTGTGATTAGATCGAGGGAAAGCCTACTCCCTGCGGACACATATGCTGGATTACCGTCGATCTGTTGGGTGAAGCCGAGGTTGCGAAGCTCCCGGTCAATGGCGGGCAAATCCGATTCGTGGACCAGTACGTCGACATCTGAGAGGGGCCGAGCCCCTCGGACTCCATAGAGGCGTGAAAGAATATCCGCGCCTTTCAAGACGATGAACTCGATTCCTTGTTGACGAAACCGTTCAGCGATCAGCGTGAATTCTTCCAGGATCGCCCGATTTCTGATACTGACCTGAGTATAGGCCTCAAGCAGGTCGTCGAGGATTGAGGAAGGCATGGGTATGCTGCTCCAGTTTCGCCCATTCTCGATAGTGGGGCAGACAGACGCTCATGTCGCCGCTTTCCAACCACGCATCATTCCGTCCCTGCCGACAATAGGACCTGACATCACAAGTCGGACATTCATACCGATCGTTTGGATGAGCCTCATCGACGGTTCGTTTGAGGCATTCCCATCCTTTCTTGACCGTACCGGTCTTGAGATCGTACCGAGGGATCGGAAAGGCTGTGCACAGATTCATTTCACCGTACGGTGTAATGGCAAACCGAGTATGGCCACAGGCGCATTCGATGAATTCCTCGGCTGCGAAGCAGGGTTCTTCGACCGGCGCCGATCCCCATTGGGGGAGCATGTTTTGATCAATACGGATCTTGGTCTCAGCAGGAAGCCGGTATTGGAGTGGGGTGAGGTCACCAGTTACGGTCGGAGTGAGATCAAACGAATACTGAAACTTGCAGTTTAATTCTTCGGCGATGGATCGGCAAAGGTGAATCTCCTCATAGTTGAGGGCGGTGACCGGCATGCGCAGGACGATCGGGATAGTGCCTGAGGTCAGAAGAGCCAGTCCACGACGAAACGCGACATACGATCCGGCAACGGCCGTCATCCGTTCATATGTGGTGGCTGTCGCGCCGTAAATAGACACGCAGACCTGTTCGGTGCCGACGTCATGGAGTAGGCGTACGAACTCGGTCGTCACCCGCGTGGCATTGGTGAGTATTCGAATCACAAGCCCTCGTTGCCTGGTGTGGCGGAGAATCTCCTGAAGGTCCGGCCGAGTGCCAAGCTCGCCACCAGTAAACGTTACGGTGAGAATGCCGAATTCCGCTAGTTGATCAAGGATTGTCTGGATCTCTCCTGTGGTGAGTTCCTGCGGCAAGGCGCGATGGGTTGGGTTGAAACAATGGACGCAACGCAGATTGCAGCCGTACGTGAGTTCAAAGGTCACGCAATCCGGATGGCGCCGTTGTCGCGCCTTCCATGATAATTCTTCCAAGAATGTGTCGGCGTCGAGCTGTTTCATAGGACGGTCGTGTGAAGCTCCGATGAGCGATCGAGCAAGAAATCGACGATGTCGAGTTGGTTCAGAAACGCCAGGCCTCGGCAGGGCATCGTCGTGGTCAACGATGTGAGTACTTCCAGCGTGGTCGCTACGCCCGAGCGGTCCCAGTGCGGAAGGAACGCTTGTTGGAGCATCCGAGTCACCACTGTGGATGGCTTCAGGAGATCGATTCGGTGTCGCTCCCGCCCATGCTGAATACAATAGAGCGCAGTCATCGGTGCCAATGCGTTCGCGGCATACTGTCCTGATCCGACCCACGGTGTGCCAAACAGGACAAAGCCGGGGTTGCCCATCCGTACGATGACCCGCTCGTCGCTCAGGACGGTGGCGCCTCGGTCGGCGAATATTTCTGCAATGGTTGATTTGCCCGCCCCCGAAGGGCCGGTGAATACATAGCCCTGTTCGCAAAAGGACAGGCCGGATGCGTGCAAGAGGATTCCACCTTCACGGGCGAGGTACGACAAAAAACAGACCTCGATGAGCGGATTGAACAGCTGCATGGGACTCCATCCGACTTGCCCATCCGCTAGATCGGGAAGAATCCATGCCCGGACTGAACGGTAGTCGTCCGAAATACAGGCCCGCACCCGTGGTTGGAGAATTTTGGGGTCGAGAGATTCAAACAGCAGTCCAGTCTTCGATTCGAAGAGCTTCCAGCAGCCGTGCGACGAATCGAACTTGAGCCGGCCCGTCGGAAGTTCCGGGAGTGGGGAGACAACCGTCACGTCGACCTGAATATCCGGGGAGGAAATCGAAGGGGCGAGAAATCTATCGAACGGCCGAAGCGGCCAGGTGAGGCAGGGATGATAGTCCGCTTCGTGCACCTGCACTGTGTAGCCGCCGATTTGAACAGTCAGGTCCATGGTGCTTCTATGACGCGCGAGGTCCGGAATCGTGGCATGTCCTTCCCATGTACATGGCCGGCAGGACTGAGCGCTTGCAGCCCGTAGGACTCGCACCAGGATAGTTGCTACATCCGGTTGGAGGGCGGCAGCCGACCGTTCCTCCCGCAGATGTGGCCATCGTGGCCAGACTACAGGTGGCCAAGATAGCTTGCTCTTGGTCCAGCACCACTTCGTAGAGTTGGGGTGGGGTATAGGGTTTCTTGCCGTTCATATCGGGATTCCTCCTGAAGAAAGAGCGGATAGGTGTTCAGCCACGGGATATACCAAGGGGGTGGAGCAGCTTCTGTTGTGTTGCCATTTCTGCACGGGCCAAGGCCACATCACAATTGTAAGGAATCGGCGCCTCGGAATTTCCGCATTCCCACCGTGCTTCTGTCGGCTTTTGGTCGCAAAAGGACTGAAGCTTGCAGGTTCTGCAGGGAACGTCCTGTTGATAGCGTAGGGATGCAATGTCCGTAAAGAGCCGGTCGATCGCGTCGCGTAGGGAATAGGTCCGCAGCGAATAGCGCCGCTCATACTGCAATGTGCAGGTGCCGAGTTCTCCTCGCGCATTGATGTGAATGGTGTTCGTGCCGCAGCCGCAGCGGTAGAGCAGATCCAGGGGCCGTTGTAATAGTTCCGAGGCCATCCGGCATTCTTCTTCAGAGGGAGCCTCTCCCATCAATTCCAACTGCAATGTGGCCACATCGGAGGGTGCCAATCGGTACGAGAGGGAAGATAGATTGCCGTCGAGCCGGGGTGACAGTGCCGTGGTGAGACTGAATGGTTGCCCGAAAGATTCGACGAAAGTTTTGATCCCCGGCAACTCCTGTCGGTTCCAATTCATTCCTTTCGTCTTCAGCGTAAAGGGGAGATCAGCTTTTCGAAGGAGATCCAGCCCGCGCCGAAAGGCTCGAAAGGAGCCAGGCACCTGAGTGAACCAATCGAAGGAGGATTCGTCGATTGAATGGCAGGACATGTCGATCGTAAACGGGGGTTGAGCCTGAAGTCGTGTCACCATCGCCTCTGTGAACAGGGTGCCGTTGGTATAGAGTTGAAGCAGAAAGCCGCGGCGATATGCGTGGTCATAGATTTCCCAAAAGCGAGGGTGCTGAAATACCTCACCTCCTGTCAGGTTCAACCAGAGAATTCCGAGTTCAGCCATGTCGTCGATCAGCCGGGTGATCTCGGGGAGGGACAGCTCTTGGGCGATCCAATCCTTATCGTTGTACGGATCGGTATAGCAGTGGCGGCAATGGAGGTTGCATCGGTACGTCAGTTCGAGTTGTGCGTTGGTGACATGATGGGCGTCCGTGGCGTGGGTATGGATGCGTCGGCTGAACTCGCCGTACGCCATAGCGGGAAGCCTCCGTGCATCAGACATGCGTCACCTCGGGGCGGAGAAGATCGGTCGTGGCTTCGGGTTTCCATCGACAGCCGAACGAAGGCAGGTAGTCGTAGAATCCTTCCTGGAACGATCCCTTCCGCAGATCATAGCCCTGAGCACGGTTTCCGGAGCACAGTTGGAGAAAGCCGTAGGCGTCGATGTGAAATCGCCGTACCCCGCTGCGGCAGGGGCGTGTGTCCGGGACTTGTTTTTGGCAGGCCTCGCGTAGGAGCTGAGTATCTTGTCGATGGAGTTCGTCGAGAGCCTCCGGTTCAAGCGCAAACCGAAAGGGAGCACCGGACCCATCAAGCGCCGGTCGAATCTCCTCACCAAGTTTGTAGCCCACAGATTCGATGGTATCGACATAGCGCTTGATCGGGAGGATCTCGTGTCGGTTCAACGTCAAGGCTGTCGACTTGAGTGTCAGAGGGATTCGCCGCTCGGTCAACCAGGCGATTGCTTGCCGACACCGTTGAAACGATCCTCGCCCCAACGTGACCTGTTCGAACGTGGCTTCCGTCATTCCGTGTAAGCTGATTTCGATTCGGTGAGGAGGGAGCGTCGCCAAGCGGTCGGCAATCGACTCGGTGATCAAGGTCCCGTTGGTAAACAGCGTCACCAGAAATCCTAATGTGATCGCCCGTTCATAGATTTGGAAAAAGTCGGGCCGCGCCAGCGGCTCACCACCGGTCAGGCAGAGTTCCAGGCATCCAGCTTGAGCAAGTTCCTCCATAATACGAAGTAGCTCGGCGGTCGACAGTTCTTGTCGGATCCGCTCCGGTTCATTGAAGCAGTCCGTGTAGCACATGACACAATGAAGATTACAGCGACAGGTGACTTCCCATTGACAGGCGAGTGGGAAGCGGTCGGGCAAGTGATCCAGCTTACGTTGCTGAACCATCGTGGGTGGGCACCTCCTGAATAGCCCCGATCATGAGCAGATCTGTCAGTAAGGTCTCAAAGTCGTGATGCAGCTGTTCTGCGGCGACGTCGTAGATGCCACCGATTTCATGCTCAATGGACAGCGCTGAGCGTATTCCGTCGATGGCGTTCCAGAAGACGGCACCGGTCTCGTTCAGGACGTAGATGCTGTTAGCCTCGGCCAGATTCCGACGGATCGGAACCAGGATACATTCGCCTGCGACTTCTCGCTGCACAAAATCGGAGTGCTTCACGTAGACCGGGGAAGAAGACATCGTCGGGAGGATACCAAATATATCGCGTACCTTCCAGGGCTTTTGTTCACGCTCGTGGTCGCACTGCGGAACGAGATCAGGACCCAGGGGCGATGGACGTGGGTCAGCCGAGGACGACATAACCGTTGGCCCAGTTGAGCGCATGAATGGTGGCGCCGGTCTCGGTCACTTCCGAACGTAGCTCTTCTTCGGTTGTGAAGATGTGGAGGAAGTGAGTTTGGTGGCAGGTATCGCCCGGCTGGTAATTTTTGTTGGCTCCGGGCAGCTTAATGATGTGTCTGGCCAGAGCGAGCGTCAATCGTTGGGTCGTCGTGTCGGGCTCCCGACCAACCATGAAGTTTAAAATCGCCCGTCCCTGTGGCTTGAGGGAGGTACGTAGGCTTCGCAGCCAGGTCTGTCGTTGACGTTTCCCAGGGATCGCACTGTACATGACACTTGGCAACAGGATGTAGTCGACGCTGGCGGCTCTCACCGGCATAGCCAGGAAACTGGCCTGAACAAACCAGACGAATGCATTCCGCGCAGTCGCACGCTGGCTGGCCCACTGCAATGCATCGAAATGCAGTTCGAGGCCTACCACACGATAGCCTTGTTGGGCAATTGCGATGGATTCGCGTCCTACACCGGTCCCTAGAACTAAGACCGTTCCAATCCTGCTCATATGGTGGGCCAACACGTCTTCTTCCCATGGTTCGAGTGCCCAGATAGGGGAGTCCCCAGGGTATTGAACCGGCGCATTGTGATAGGTCTGTCCATAGTGGGCCTGAAGATAACGAGTGAGCTCGTCTGGGGACGCAACGGCCGGGAGCACACCGGTCAGCAGCTGTTGGATGCGGAAGAGAAACGTGATGATGCGGGTGCTGATACCGTCGAAGATTCTGATGCAGAGGATTAGGATACGCACATCTTATTTCCTAGGATTGAGAACGGATGGTGCGATAAGGGCTGCGGCTTCTCCTCCTCCGGTCGGCGGAGGTGGATCGGTCTGAAGTGCCGACATCTCGACAGCCTTCGTGAGTGTCAGATCCCAGTCTCCCTTTTCGAAGTCGCTCAAGGAGAGCTCTATCCCTCTTCCATACCGATGGAGATAATCCACCAGCGGTGGTTCATCGGCAAAGTTGTACCGTCGCACATACACCAGAGGCGTCTGCAGTGCCACGGCTTCCACTAATGTTCCGTAGCCTGGTTTCGTCATGATGACATCGACCGAGGCCATCAACGTTTTAAACGAAAACGGCAAGGACTTGGTAGAGATAAATCGCCTGCTTGTCGAAGGGATCGAGCCGTCGAAGAGGAAGCGATAGCCGGGAAGTGACTCCACTCTTTCAAACGGGAGCGCATCCAATGGAATGCCGCCGAATCCGACGAGCACGGTATGTTCTCCACGCGGTAGCTTCAGAAGCTCGGTGAGTTGTTCACGAGCCGAAGGAGCCGGTTCTGCAATCGGTCCGATGTCGATCAACTGTTTGAAGATCGTCATGGTAGGAGCCGGGGTAATTCGTAGCGCGAGATCAGCTGTGCCGTAGGCCTGTCGAATCGACTGGATGATTGCCCGTCCGTCAATCGATGGAGGGGCCGGGTAATCGGATAGGACAAGGTCCCACGTCAGGTTGACGAGTGCGACGGTGGAAATGCCGGCAGCTTTTCCAGCCGCCAGAGCCAAATACGGTGTATCAGCCAAGACAAGATCCGGAGCGGCAGCACGCATGGCCTCAACCTCAGTCCGAAGGCGATCATTCCAGGTGCTATGGAATCGGTGATGTTCGTGCCAGGTCGCCTCCACGTCGATCGTCATGGGACCGTTTTGAATGCAGCCGATGTCCTGCTGAACGGCGCTCGTCTCCCAGGGAGTCGTGAGACGATCAGTGAAGAATGATGCAGGGACGGTGGTCCGAAGAAGCACTCGAAGGTTCGGAACGAGACGGCCTAAGGCATTGAGCACCGGCACGACTTGTGCGGCATGGCCGAATCCATGTCCTGAGATGGCGGCCCAGATCAACGGCATAGCTAGGAGTCGGTGAGAACCACGAGCGACAACCGGTGCAGGGAAAATCTACTCAACTATTGGAATGGTCCGATTCCATGGGAGGAATGTTGTACAGCAGTTCCAGGTCGAACTCGTCGACCAGTTCGTTGAATGCGCCGGACCCCATATCGGAACGAACTTCGGCCATGACAAGATCAATCGCCGGAGCGGCATGTTGTCCATATTGCGTGACAGCTGATTCAATGCGCTTTCTGGCATCGTCGAGGTTCACGTAGTCCCTCCTTCTTTTTATAATGAATTATTTATCCAAGGGAGCGCAAGAGCTCTTGCATATCCGGCACCAGATCCTTGCCGCCGTTGGACCGTCCCGAAAGGACGGCGTCGATTCCGGCGGTGAGAACCGGTTTGGCATCGGCGTGCCGTCCTAATTGGATCAAAGCACGTCCAAGGGCCAGATGAGAGGCCACATGGGTCGGGTCCAATTGTGTCGCGACAGTCAGATGCTCGACAGCCTCTTCCACACTCCCGTTTTCTTGAAGGATCTTATTGCCAAGCCCGTAACGACCGAGGAAGCCCTTCGGATTCTTGGCAACCATTTGGCGGAATGCATCGATATTCATAGCGCGGTTCCGGTAGTCGAAGGGTACTATAACACCGGAACGGTGGGATCGGCCAGATGGGAACGTCGGCTGGAGAAACGGGTGTTTGTGTTAGGGAATCGGGGTGGTCGTGGGGACAATGGAAAGGGAGGGCTGTGGTGCCGATGGTCTTCTTGCTTTTACGGTCACGGTGCGGATGCCGGATTTTGGGGCTGGGGCGCTGCTGGCCGTATAGAGCGTGGTGTCTCGAACAAGTTGGACCGTCAAGTTTGTCAGACAGGCTTCAGTCACATGTCCCTTCAGTTCCTCGATCATAACCGGTGTGGCACCGAACAAATTGTAACGGGCAGTACCAGAAGACGTGGCTTCATACCGTTTGATCTGGCCATCCCACCGCTCGAGCTCAAGGCCGACTGTGGCCGCATAGTCGTACTCAAAATCGACGAAAGGCGAGAGCAGAAACATAGAACCACCGAGGAGGATCCCTTTGAACGCGGCCATCCAGGAGTGCGGCTCAATGGCCTCGTCCACGGTGATACGCGCGGAGACGACTTTCTCTCCGAGCGAATCCGACTGTCCTCCGAGTGGAATCAGCGTGGAAAAGAGGTGTGTGTCTTGCACCCCATTGAGAATCCGGCGCTCGGCTTCCGTCGAGGGATCTTGCGGTGCTCCGTTGCGTGAAAGATGAAACGAATCCATGACCAA is a genomic window of Candidatus Nitrospira kreftii containing:
- a CDS encoding hypothetical protein (conserved protein of unknown function) encodes the protein MTHEDLEETVPLYAIGALEKIERQALEAHLLSGCISCRTALKEFQSVAISLPFALNIVPPPRALKAKIMGARAQTPSAETPAHPSATPSLEPGEWMKHLFPPTSPSTTSFGLALGMVFVGILVLLIFQSWKPSPRTAEDTRTLGKLQTQVDAANAQLTTLQHQLSEREESLMQTREELQRRMEELGELKDQLIHREAELDDLKAQLAERGGHSASLP
- a CDS encoding hypothetical protein (conserved protein of unknown function), which produces MNGKKPYTPPQLYEVVLDQEQAILATCSLATMATSAGGTVGCRPPTGCSNYPGASPTGCKRSVLPAMYMGRTCHDSGPRAS
- a CDS encoding hypothetical protein (conserved protein of unknown function) is translated as MAYGEFSRRIHTHATDAHHVTNAQLELTYRCNLHCRHCYTDPYNDKDWIAQELSLPEITRLIDDMAELGILWLNLTGGEVFQHPRFWEIYDHAYRRGFLLQLYTNGTLFTEAMVTRLQAQPPFTIDMSCHSIDESSFDWFTQVPGSFRAFRRGLDLLRKADLPFTLKTKGMNWNRQELPGIKTFVESFGQPFSLTTALSPRLDGNLSSLSYRLAPSDVATLQLELMGEAPSEEECRMASELLQRPLDLLYRCGCGTNTIHINARGELGTCTLQYERRYSLRTYSLRDAIDRLFTDIASLRYQQDVPCRTCKLQSFCDQKPTEARWECGNSEAPIPYNCDVALARAEMATQQKLLHPLGISRG
- a CDS encoding hypothetical protein (putative RNA polymerase sigma factor, sigma-24 homolog) — translated: MDSTLPHAASAIDPKVAARAGKGDHLAFSQLYDQSSTVLFSLAVRILGGREEAAEVLQDLFVDVWRKAVRYDVGRGTPIAWLLILTRSRAIDRLRTSQPPVRRHNVSTDDAQNGTTAAQFESPADQALRTVISTTLADLPQAQRQAIELSYYEGLPPVEVATRLNQPLDAVTARIRLGMSKLRESLHTYWEQDKSA
- a CDS encoding hypothetical protein (conserved protein of unknown function); amino-acid sequence: MVQQRKLDHLPDRFPLACQWEVTCRCNLHCVMCYTDCFNEPERIRQELSTAELLRIMEELAQAGCLELCLTGGEPLARPDFFQIYERAITLGFLVTLFTNGTLITESIADRLATLPPHRIEISLHGMTEATFEQVTLGRGSFQRCRQAIAWLTERRIPLTLKSTALTLNRHEILPIKRYVDTIESVGYKLGEEIRPALDGSGAPFRFALEPEALDELHRQDTQLLREACQKQVPDTRPCRSGVRRFHIDAYGFLQLCSGNRAQGYDLRKGSFQEGFYDYLPSFGCRWKPEATTDLLRPEVTHV
- a CDS encoding hypothetical protein (conserved protein of unknown function), whose protein sequence is MKQLDADTFLEELSWKARQRRHPDCVTFELTYGCNLRCVHCFNPTHRALPQELTTGEIQTILDQLAEFGILTVTFTGGELGTRPDLQEILRHTRQRGLVIRILTNATRVTTEFVRLLHDVGTEQVCVSIYGATATTYERMTAVAGSYVAFRRGLALLTSGTIPIVLRMPVTALNYEEIHLCRSIAEELNCKFQYSFDLTPTVTGDLTPLQYRLPAETKIRIDQNMLPQWGSAPVEEPCFAAEEFIECACGHTRFAITPYGEMNLCTAFPIPRYDLKTGTVKKGWECLKRTVDEAHPNDRYECPTCDVRSYCRQGRNDAWLESGDMSVCLPHYREWAKLEQHTHAFLNPRRPA
- a CDS encoding hypothetical protein (conserved protein of unknown function); this encodes MTTRLLNPSTSSTSFSVQGLPEAVHWLILRNVMAPIIHSESMAPTIQKRDKLELQETTDLKLGDVVVYRLDGLFVCHRIHGIEGHQLFLQGDAATGPYEAVSIRQVVGRVDCVFRDGKRLDVRRPRLSSLGMPDDSEWDAAAWMWNPRLAKALIVAFMNWIAGIPGIKGIFRVILRKLMTITVMERAALQSIDGYVTRDQVHLDQLKQYLSPHTGSGILLMIHVGPAYFGICTPGPWRMQIRPFLRPMTTALVLEAIESCHPVQSSPHSIRRSTTATKNQ
- a CDS encoding hypothetical protein (conserved protein of unknown function); this encodes MPSSILDDLLEAYTQVSIRNRAILEEFTLIAERFRQQGIEFIVLKGADILSRLYGVRGARPLSDVDVLVHESDLPAIDRELRNLGFTQQIDGNPAYVSAGSRLSLDLITTLWYLDQPELDSVWKRARRRPVDATTISCLETADLLLYLTAYNVIHRGHLSASFVHDLKLLIEKEAPDWPVVVARTRQAKLHVSLFHGLSHVMKIFPALPIPDNVLAMLGPTKQHEKMLAWLLRKLVTTEPLPELGHLLLFLTQPDSEKMGWLKRRLFPSATFLSYRYGPAGQVRPWKTRLSRFYHLTTAALDLIRRVVCRLTTTPVRGPL
- a CDS encoding tRNA-specific adenosine deaminase translates to MELALQQATLAPLVGEVPIGAVLVYKNEVLAVAHNYREISQDPTAHAEMIVIRKAAEQLKTWRLTDTTLYVTLEPCPMCAGAIVQARIARLVFGAWDPKAGACGSILDIPGERRFNHRVQVAGGLYEQESRAVMQEFFRAKREKASEKHHPPKAPI
- a CDS encoding hypothetical protein (conserved protein of unknown function), whose protein sequence is MDLTVQIGGYTVQVHEADYHPCLTWPLRPFDRFLAPSISSPDIQVDVTVVSPLPELPTGRLKFDSSHGCWKLFESKTGLLFESLDPKILQPRVRACISDDYRSVRAWILPDLADGQVGWSPMQLFNPLIEVCFLSYLAREGGILLHASGLSFCEQGYVFTGPSGAGKSTIAEIFADRGATVLSDERVIVRMGNPGFVLFGTPWVGSGQYAANALAPMTALYCIQHGRERHRIDLLKPSTVVTRMLQQAFLPHWDRSGVATTLEVLTSLTTTMPCRGLAFLNQLDIVDFLLDRSSELHTTVL